One window from the genome of Pyrus communis chromosome 16, drPyrComm1.1, whole genome shotgun sequence encodes:
- the LOC137720400 gene encoding protein FAR1-RELATED SEQUENCE 4-like has product MSVGHMKTFAPLSFPTTFEGGCGVDLNFPTATTTTVMDSSGPALALATTSIAEPHDAMEFESHEAAYTFYKAYAKSVGFGTAKLSSRRSRASKEFIDAKFSCIRYGNKQQSDDAINPRPSPKIGCKASMHVKRRPNGNWYVYSFVKDHNHELLPDQAHFFRSHRNTDPLNNDVRIRRRKSLAAVSSLFSAYQNVDCLESYLRNQHDKGRILVLEAGDAQLLLEYFMRLQEDNPKFFYAVDLNEEHRLRNVFWVDAKAMEDYTNFNDVVFFDTTYFSNKYKIPLVLFIGVNHHIQPTLLGCALIADDTVYTFMWLMQTWFIAMGEQAPRVILTDQNDAIKAAIPAVFPGTRHCFSLWNIMEKMHRQLEFLSMWHDSFMEKFTKCIFKSWSEQQFEKRWWKLIDRFNLREVGWMQSLYEDRTHWAPTFMRDISFAGLSPTSRSESLNSSFDKYIQGETSLQEFMERYRAILEDRYEEEAKANFDAWHGTPELKSPSPFEKQMSLVYTHEVFKNFQVEVLGAAACHLKKENEDETATTFSVKDFEDNQNYTVEWNESKSDIYCSCHSFEYKGYLCRHAIVVLQMSGVFIIPPKYILQRWTNAAMSRHAIGERVDEVQSKARRYNDLCRRAIILGEEGSLSQESYDVALSAIKEALKQCASLTNCLENNAKPHDSAIHGVCGVDEENQCSTTSGANKTPRRAGSGKEVARNGNSTSKKGKVPQLEVTSFGTQVGHFQMQLSDSRPMQLHNAVPTMFQSVASTQLHNAASTHVHENLPQ; this is encoded by the exons ATGTCTGTGGGACACATGAAAACTTTTGCACCCCTTTCCTTCCCTACCACTTTTGAGGGCGGATGCGGAGTCGATTTGAATTTccccaccgccaccaccaccaccgtcaTGGATTCCTCTGGTCCTGCCCTCGCCCTTGCCACCACTTCAATTGCAGAGCCTCATGACGCCATGGAGTTTGAATCTCATGAAGCCGCATACACCTTCTACAAAGCATATGCCAAGTCCGTGGGTTTCGGCACTGCTAAGTTGAGTAGTCGTCGCTCTAGAGCATCCAAGGAGTTCATTGATGCCAAATTTTCATGCATCCGGTACGGAAACAAGCAGCAGTCCGATGATGCTATCAATCCTCGACCTTCTCCCAAAATTGGCTGCAAGGCGAGCATGCATGTCAAGCGCAGGCCGAATGGTAATTGGTATGTTTATAGTTTCGTGAAGGACCACAACCATGAGCTTTTACCAGATCAAGCACATTTCTTTCGCAGCCACAGAAACACCGACCCCCTTAACAATGATGTTAGAATCCGGAGACGCAAGAGTTTAGCTGCAGTGTCCAGCCTCTTCAGTGCCTATCAAAATGTTGATTGTCTAGAGAGTTACTTGAGAAATCAGCATGACAAGGGACGGATTTTGGTTTTAGAAGCAGGGGATGCTCAACTGCTGCTTGAATATTTTATGCGCCTACAGGAAGACAACCCAAAATTCTTCTATGCAGTTGATCTGAATGAAGAGCATAGGTTGAGAAATGTGTTCTGGGTTGATGCCAAAGCAATGGAAGATTACACTAACTTCAACGATGTTGTTTTCTTTGACACCACATACTTCTCAAACAAGTATAAAATACCGCTGGTTCTTTTTATAGGAGTGAACCATCACATTCAGCCCACATTACTGGGCTGTGCTTTGATTGCAGATGATACGGTTTATACTTTTATGTGGCTAATGCAAACATGGTTTATAGCAATGGGGGAACAAGCTCCACGAGTAATACTCACTGACCAGAACGATGCCATCAAAGCAGCTATTCCAGCAGTATTTCCAGGCACACGCCATTGCTTTTCTTTATGGAACATAATGGAGAAGATGCACAGGCAGCTCGAGTTTCTAAGCATGTGGCATGATAGTTTTATGGAAAAATTTACTAAGTGTATATTCAAGTCCTGGTCAGAACAGCAATTTGAAAAGAGATGGTGGAAACTTATTGATAGATTTAATCTTAGGGAGGTTGGATGGATGCAGTCATTGTATGAAGATCGTACTCATTGGGCCCCTACTTTCATGAGAGATATATCCTTCGCTGGGTTGTCTCCAACTTCACGGTCAGAAAGTTTGAACTCTTCGTTTGACAAATATATTCAAGGGGAAACTTCACTGCAAGAGTTTATGGAAAGATACAGAGCAATTCTTGAAGAtaggtatgaagaggaagcgaAAGCAAATTTTGATGCTTGGCATGGAACACCTGAGTTAAAGTCTCCATCGCCGTTTGAGAAACAAATGTCGCTAGTGTACACACATGAGGTTTTCAAAAACTTTCAAGTTGAGGTTTTGGGAGCAGCTGCTTGTCATcttaagaaagaaaatgaagatgagACAGCAACAACGTTCAGTGTCAAAGACTTTGAAGACAATCAGAATTATACTGTAGAGTGGAATGAATCAAAATCAGATATATATTGTTCTTGCCACTCCTTCGAGTATAAGGGCTATCTCTGTAGACATGCTATTGTTGTTCTCCAAATGTCTGGTGTTTTCATCATCCCTCCCAAATATATATTGCAGCGATGGACAAATGCTGCTATGAGCAGGCATGCCATTGGTGAAAGAGTGGATGAGGTTCAGTCTAAAGCCCGTCGCTACAATGATTTATGTCGACGAGCCATAATATTGGGTGAAGAGGGGTCACTCTCTCAAGAAAGTTATGATGTAGCATTATCGGCCATAAAAGAAGCGTTGAAGCAATGTGCAAGTTTAACCAACTGTCTTGAGAACAATGCAAAGCCTCATGATTCAGCAATACATGGTGTTTGCGGTGTAGATGAAGAGAATCAATGCAGCACTACATCTGGTGCCAACAAGACTCCTAGGAGAGCCGGGTCCGGGAAGGAGGTGGCTAGGAATGGGAATAGCACAAGCAAGAAAGGAAAG GTACCTCAGCTGGAAGTTACGAGCTTTGGAACGCAAGTCGGCCATTTCCAAATG CAACTTTCTGACTCAAGGCCCATGCAGTTGCATAATGCGGTGCCAACAATGTTTCAGAGTGTTGCATCAACACAGCTCCATAATGCGGCATCAACGCATGTGCATGAAAATCTCCCCCAATAA
- the LOC137720401 gene encoding inositol-tetrakisphosphate 1-kinase 2-like, giving the protein MAPRTNSPVSQSEAAPVRRYRIGYAFAPKKEQTFIQPSLLHHASRYGIDFVPISIPVSTATAKTLIEQGPFHCIIHKLYGPHWNQHLKEYSSKYPQTLILDPPESIERLHNRVSMLDVVTAFESKPRRSGDRFQSKISVPKQVLVDHYPEGEEATNLLAGLEFPVIAKPLLANGSAKSHEMCLIFSPKGLRSLLADTDSPILLQQFVNHGGVVFKGYAIGEHVQCVKRRSLPDISEEQVTALEGAMLPFSQISNSANDEHNLAHDPHEMPPLEFVEEVAKGIRVGLKLNFFNFDVIRDSKDPSSYFVIDINYFPGYAKLPNYEHALTDFLLNLLATSSHPQSQNQNQMELLQLKEEEAATTLESDVKQHRSHKQE; this is encoded by the coding sequence ATGGCGCCAAGAACAAACTCACCAGTATCACAATCAGAAGCAGCACCGGTCCGTCGCTACCGCATCGGGTATGCCTTCGCACCCAAAAAAGAGCAGACCTTCATCCAGCCCTCTCTTCTCCACCATGCCTCCCGTTACGGCATCGATTTCGTCCCCATTTCAATCCCCGTTTCCACCGCTACCGCCAAGACCCTGATCGAGCAAGGCCCCTTCCATTGCATCATCCACAAGCTCTACGGCCCCCACTGGAACCAACACCTCAAGGAATACTCGTCAAAGTATCCACAAACGCTCATTCTTGACCCGCCCGAGTCCATCGAGCGCCTCCACAATCGGGTCTCCATGCTCGACGTCGTCACCGCCTTTGAATCGAAGCCGCGTCGGTCAGGCGACAGATTCCAATCGAAGATCTCGGTGCCCAAACAGGTGCTGGTTGACCATTACCCGGAAGGTGAAGAAGCAACTAATTTGTTGGCGGGGTTGGAGTTTCCGGTGATTGCAAAACCGTTGTTGGCGAATGGCAGCGCCAAGTCGCACGAGATGTGTTTGATTTTTAGCCCCAAGGGGTTGCGCAGTCTTCTGGCCGATACTGATAGTCCCATTTTGCTGCAACAGTTTGTGAACCACGGCGGGGTGGTGTTCAAGGGTTACGCAATCGGAGAGCACGTCCAGTGCGTCAAGCGGAGGTCGCTGCCGGACATTTCGGAGGAGCAGGTGACCGCACTGGAAGGGGCGATGCTTCCTTTTTCACAGATATCAAATTCTGCGAATGACGAGCATAATCTGGCTCATGATCCTCACGAAATGCCTCCGCTGGAGTTTGTTGAGGAGGTGGCGAAGGGGATACGCGTGGGCCTCAAACTCAACTTTTTCAACTTTGACGTGATAAGGGATTCGAAGGACCCCAGCAGCTATTTTGTGATCGACATCAATTACTTTCCTGGGTATGCCAAATTGCCTAACTATGAGCATGCCTTGACTGACTTTTTGCTGAATCTGCTTGCAACAAGTAGTCATCCCcaaagccaaaaccaaaaccaaatggaGCTCCTGCAGctcaaggaagaagaagctgcCACCACTTTGGAGTCCGATGTCAAACAACACAGGAGTCATAAGCAGGAGTAG
- the LOC137721017 gene encoding transcription factor MYB53-like gives MGRSSSSTDTMIKKGPWTPEEDQKLVEYLERYGHGSWRALPKLAGLNRCGKSCRLRWTNYLRPDIKRGNFSQEEEQTIINLHSLLGNKWSAIASNLPGRTDNEIKNFWNTHLKKKLFQMGIDPVTHKPISTTGTNIDHHQYLMIINQILSSLAPQLLAASSSSSCSSTSTCNPLMLNNPWEWDRINNINNNVNMNALLGLHLSDAKTEVLQTILQQQLLSTGSSPPNNNNYVEAALDYLLGSSSYSYNNSVPDDHHQQICGQYHSHHHPQSFSVNIGAPVHTNTQFSHLIIPNIIPKPPHLLDHDQKPLPVYVASSAGPASNLIYTAGTMMNKIGQQLGGPSSGSYSYVTPTVTSDHHQLRLLVPSPECSAANINLMTGNNIVDTSTNNPNTNQDHVISDPNSPSTSTTSTTFEAWGDLMDHHDESTNHSYWKHIILDRKY, from the exons ATGGGGAGATCATCA AGCAGCACAGATACAATGATAAAGAAAGGGCCATGGACACCAGAAGAGGATCAAAAGCTGGTGGAATACCTTGAAAGATATGGGCATGGGAGTTGGAGAGCACTCCCCAAGCTGGCAGGTTTGAACAGGTGCGGTAAGAGTTGCAGGCTGCGCTGGACCAACTATCTCCGGCCTGACATCAAGAGGGGTAACTTCTCCCAGGAAGAAGAGCAAACCATCATCAACCTCCATTCTCTTCTTGGCAACAA ATGGTCGGcgatagctagcaatcttcctgGAAGGACGGATAACGAAATCAAGAACTTTTGGAATACCCATTTAAAAAAGAAGCTGTTCCAAATGGGAATCGACCCTGTCACCCACAAACCAATCTCAACCACTGGTACTAACATTGATCATCATCAGTATCTCATGATCATCAATCAAATTCTTTCCAGTTTGGCTCCGCAGTTGcttgctgcttcttcttcttcttcttgttcaagCACTAGTACATGTAATCCTCTGATGCTGAATAATCCATGGGAATGGGACCGTATTAACAACATCAATAATAATGTGAATATGAATGCTCTCCTGGGGCTCCACTTGTCCGACGCCAAAACCGAAGTCTTGCAAACCATACTTCAACAGCAACTCCTAAGCACTGGCAGTAGTCctccaaataataataattatgtggAGGCCGCTCTTGATTATCTTTTAGGGtcatcatcatattcatataatAATTCAGTTCCCGATGATCATCATCAACAGATATGTGGTCAATATCATTCTCATCATCATCCCCAAAGTTTTAGCGTCAATATTGGTGCCCCAGTTCATACTAATACtcaattttcccacttaattaTTCCAAACATAATACCTAAACCTCCTCATCTTCTTGACCACGATCAGAAGCCACTGCCGGTATACGTGGCAAGCAGCGCAGGCCCAGCCTCAAACTTGATTTATACGGCCGGCACGATGATGAACAAGATCGGCCAGCAGCTTGGTGGCCCATCATCAGGATCATATTCATATGTAACTCCAACAGTAACTTCAGATCATCATCAACTACGTCTTTTGGTGCCCTCACCCGAGTGTTCTGCTGCCAATATTAATCTAATGACGGGAAATAACATTGTTGATACTAGTACTAATAACCCTAATACTAATCAAGATCATGTAATTTCTGACCCAAACTCACCCAGTACTTCAACTACTTCAACCACCTTTGAAGCTTGGGGGGATCTTATGGATCATCATGACGAATCAACTAATCATTCTTACTGGAAACACATCATCCTAGATCGTAAGTACTAA